Proteins from one Aquila chrysaetos chrysaetos chromosome 5, bAquChr1.4, whole genome shotgun sequence genomic window:
- the ATP6V1F gene encoding V-type proton ATPase subunit F, whose product MSGRGKLIAVLGDEDTVTGFLLGGVGELDKHRKPNFLVVEKETSLAEIEETFRSFLSREDIGIILISQCLAELIRHAVEAHSRPLPAVLEIPSKEHPYDPTKDSVLRRARGLFTPDDLR is encoded by the exons ATGTCGGGCCGCGGGAAGCTGATCGCGGTGCTGGGGGACGAGGACACGGTGACCGGGTTCCTGCTGGGCGGCGTGGGCGAGCTGGATAAGCACCGCAAGCCCAACTTCCTGGTGGTGGAGAAGGAGACCAGCCTGGCCGAGATCGAGGAGACCTTCCG gagctTCCTGAGCCGGGAGGACATCGGGATCATCCTGATCAGCCAGTGCCTGGCGGAGCTGATCCGGCACGCCGTGGAGGCCCACTCCCGGCCCCTGCCCGCCGTCCTGGAGATCCCCTCCAAGGAGCACCCCTACGACCCCACCAAGGACTCCGTCCTGCGCCGCGCCCGCGGCCTCTTCACCCCCGACGACCTCCGCTAG